The Porites lutea chromosome 7, jaPorLute2.1, whole genome shotgun sequence genome includes the window tgtaaattacggaccgagtttcttcgcgcttgggccataaatcgatggaaaaagaCAAGGATCCGTAAGTTACATCAGTCCGAGCCACAACCAGAACTGGGTACACTAGTAACAGTAGACACTAAAGCTGCCTCCGCTCTGTATGTTGTCGGTCAAATGTATCCTTGGtctttgtgtagctctttgaaataaaCCGATTCATATCAACGATTTTCACTCCTATTACGTACAAAAGGTGAGatattagagaggttaagcatcacgtttacgtcaaacggcaaacgcgaatttgtaccacgtgatcaaGTTTCTCCTTTACTTGTCGTAGGCCTAgacatagtctgctacacagccgtttttagtgtcgtcacgcaacgctgcgggaaaggaatgtggttcgattctcggcAGCCGTTTGTGAGGAGGAGCGTCGcgtgttagggttagggttagggttttaACAAAAACGGCATTTAAGACAATACTTTACTTTAATAAAGCTTTACAGAGGGTTATCTGTGAAAAAGGACTACATTCATAGTACAGAATTTGACTGTGGGAGAATAGCctattaaaatttgttttcaccAAAGGAGCAACTttacgttttcattttttcaccaacatttttttacttatcattatttttgaagaagaaattgCACATTAAAGTTATTAAAGTTTTGCAtacttcatttttgttaaagaaatttactgcaaaaaccgtggatgAAGATCCTGTTGCTTTCCAACGTTGGATCTCTCtaataagggcctgtttacatggaggtgggggaccccaggtaggtgaggtaaccggCTTTGctgggtaacccgcctgtcgaCATAATctgttattttaatttgatcccgtttacatgataggtggggtgacccacggcatgttacctcacctatctgcatggggtcccccacctccatgaaAACAGGCCCTAAAGACTACTATACAGCTGATAACAAAGTTtataaataactaagatagtacgcgcgcgccctgattggccgagagatgtgtttgcatgagagtatgtaaacatgtgtggagtcaagatgttttgctcttcGTGCGCTAATCacacaagaaaaaattttaaaatgttttttagttgaaaactcgacaaatttactttatttacccattccctcgtcgaatgaaaattggaaaatctttacaaacatgctgtgccaattttttttcgcttaagctgacattttaagcgagaaaaacccttttttgAAAGCATCTctattgcaaaacaagaactgattacacgtACATTAAGCTCCGTGTACCAggctttgcgactggtaagaatttctcttttaatcagtaacctaaacaaagagttttccttttttctcggaaaagttattttataaaagcaatagaaaacttttttcctgtgtttgcatagcctgatataaacactcgaggggttgggcgGATTCTTGACacttatgcaaaccctcgacttcgtcttgggtttgcataactgtctcaaaataaatattgcttttttagaaACATACTGTTACTTTGTcatttacaagcaatttatctATTTGTAAccgttaagtttcacagtgcgtaaggaaatgtaccgaatttacgcgaattagcgccgcggcgcttattaactttttctctaaaaatgcggcgcttatttgagagcggtGCTTAATACCATAGTGATACCACTCAGTACCGTATTTACACGAATACTAATTAACTCCCCCCTTAAATGCGGCGCTTGTTTGAGGGCGACACTAATTCTAGTCTGTAATAGAcaattttacagttgtggacttagtaccctagccttcgagtgaatgtgaggctgaggatgaccttgttttgatacaaaccgtctttgctttgttatggaaattgttcttggaaactactagttagcataagaataatttgatttacataataaagcatggaggtttgtatcaaaacaaggtcaccgtcaacctcgcttccatccataactgtaaaatggcctattggcaacttaagagtttattacatttaggacaaaatgttattacatttaggacttttttacatttagggtcgtttattacatttaggccttttACAACGCTCCACTTTCTAGATCAGCGCGGCACAGCTTCTCACCATCACAGAAATCGCGCACCTCAACCGTTCTTATGtttgaacagaagccctatctaGTATGATTTTCGTGGCGATGCAACAGCTACCCCGTatggtgtgaacatagccttaatgTGCTGAATCGTGAGCGTATTTGAGGTGTTCGTGAGGCGAGAGTTTAGTGTTTAGACTGAAGAACAGTTTTGATGATTTAAATATTAATTGCCCTAGAGTTTTTTATCACTTATTTTGTACTGCATGGCCTTATACAGATTGTAGGAAAGACATACAATTCAGTGACAAAATGATCCGCCTATTTTGAGGCCACATTACAGGCAGAGTGGAAATAAAAGGCAACTTCATTTCTTCTTAAAAATGCTATTACAAAGGTCTCGAATTCCGTACGTGAGCCACAAAACCAAACACATTCATCTTAACTTTTTTGAAAaggcaacaacaaaaacacagcGCCTGTAGTGACAAAGTCATGTCCCGAAAATTGTCTTCACGACGAGGGTCAACGTTTTCCTGAAGTAATAGGAATAAACGCTAGATTTGCGACGTTTTTACTACAAAAGGTCGCATTCTGGGAAATAGTAAAGGTGAAGGAAATATTTCTCTAAGAACCTTTAAGTGATACCTAAATTAAGCCAAGTACATTTCCGGCTCTGATTACAGTTGCTCCCAGTTTATACTTCTCTTAACTTAAAGCTGATCTACCTAGTGCCTAGCACCCGTAATGAGGCATCAAATACCTTTATGTTATAATGTTTGGATAAAGTATCGAGTATTTTAGCTGTAAGAGTTAATCTCACCTGCTTGGTAGTTATCACTGGAGGAGTCCAAACACCTCGTAATCTGTCACAGTGAAATTATTAGCACCTGTGAAGAACGTGTTCTGCTGTCCAGGTGGGCACTGATAGTTGCTGCCGAGTCTACTTAAACTTACAGTATTCTTGTTTGCATCATTTGATATATACAGGTCATTCGCAGAGCCAAAAACTGGTCCATGGAGGCCATCACAGTAGATGCTATTTGACTCCTTCCCTGAGATGAGCGACAGTTTGGTTGGTCCCAGACCACTTGGGTTCACAAAGCTAAACAGGAAGGCATGGTGACATGACACCCATTTAGGGATACCTGTGAATAACATTAAACCTGATATGAATATTCAGCCATTATGGGTTAAACAGTCAtttcccggggggtactcccttatataagtcatataggtatgtgccgtccCCAAAGGGTAGAGTTTTtgcaccgttttggtctgaaaacgggtatagattttgcccattttggtctggaatcaggtATGGTTTACGATGGAACTAAGGTTGTGTATCAATGTGTTCgtcatttcaattccaaatgaataagaaagaaagtgtaatattctaattcgaaatggattttaaatctttttgttgcggttttaataaataaataaataaattttctttatttcgcCCGTCAAAATACATAACAAACGTTACAGAGAGtaagcctgggaccaggctccgcattggggaaaaaggtgaaaaaattggcgagcgaagcgagtcgAGAGCTAAAGTTTTGGCCTTATCCATGTTTTCTCCATACAAATATTATTAAAAGAGCGAACCACCAGCACTCCATTTCATCACTCTGAAACTACACTATTCCTTCAAAACCAAATTAGCACTTCCACAACTACCTCACTGCAAcacctaaaatcacttttacctcccaaaataattatttgttgtTACTTCATATTAAAATCTACAAGAAACAAGTTTCACTGATTAACAAACTACAGCAGCCATAATCTTACCAATTAACGTCTAATATAACTCCACGCCTTCCACTTCATGCATCTCAACCAACCCCTAAATATACAGCGCTACTGCACTACTCACACATCTCTGACGCACATAAAAAAACTTCACACAGCGTAGTACATCAAAGCCCAAATATACACTCCCAAAGCGTCTTGTTTGTATTTTAGAATCATGTCAATTTATCTTACTTGCCCAAGCCTTCTCGGTGAAGCCTCCAAAAATGTTTCCTCCACTTTTTGCAACGGTAATTGTAGGTCCTTTGTTGTCGCACTTTGAATGAAACTCTGAAGAGGCAAAGCCATCTCGTGAAGCTCGGAACAGCAAACGCCAATCGCCTTTCATAGCCTCAGGTAACCAACTTCTCAAGACTCTTCGATGCTCTTCGTTCGTCAGTATCACCGACTCCTCGAACCCTTTCGGTTCTTTAGGCTTCAGATCATTCAGTATCCCTTGAAGTTGGTAAAACTTAGCTTCTGCTTCGAGTTCCTTGAGGAACGTAGCACCATCTGGCAAGATAAGTTCTCCGTTACGAAGATAATTTAGTATAAACCGGAAGTAAGTTCCATCTCGGTCGATAAAGAAAGAACCATCTTCAGAGGGCTTCATCTCAAATTTACCAGAAAACATGGCGGCAAGCATCGAGTTGGGATCTTTTCTCAGTGTCTGCACACTTGTGGTGAAGTGCTGACCACCAACGTTGAGTTTAACAGTGGATGTAAAGTGAACCTGGTCTAGTTTCTTCGACATCGCATCGATGGATTCTTGCTCCTGGCGAAGTCTATTTGTTTCTCGCTTTAGGATTTCACACGCTTCTCTAATGCGATTTTCAGCGTCTGTCAAGGCTTGATTTTCATGTTGGTGTTCAGGTTTTTGATTGCTCATGTTTCCTAGTTCAATGAATTAAAAAGACAAGAGAGCGAGCTGGTTATTAACCATTTGGTGACGTATCCTTTGGTCCGGTCCTTTGGATAGGAAGTGAAACCAGCGAATAATCATTTTGCTTCTCCGGGAGGGGAGGGGTGATTCCAGAATGTCAACTGAAATGTCTTGCAAGCCAATTTGtcactgagaaaaaaataattgatatCTAGGCCCACCTTGAGGCTTCCGATCCCGTTGAGGCAAAAGATGTCGACgggaaaaaggggaaaaggaaaaaaagaaattccgtTACACAAAAGATCTCTCAGCTACCGGACCCCTCCTTAGTAATCTTGGCGTTTTGCCCTTGTGCGGTAGGTAGTACAGTGTAGTACAGTGATAGTGGATCAATAACTCCTGATTTCTAGAAGTCTATCTGGGAGCGCCCGTTTCTCCAAATTGGACCACAAggtaaattataaaatcacgaTCGAATCTTACCCAGAATAATATTACAGTCGACGTTTCTTTGTTAACTTAGAATTTCATGGGTGAAAAACTAGAGCGCACATACCAAATTAATCAGGTTCCATACCCGATCTTTGGAGTTCTTAAAATATGCGTGTACTCAGAACTTTAAAACCCAAGAATTTTACTTAGGATGTCTTGTTTCTAATTTCcgattatttttcaaaacatcTTTTCCAACTTTATTTCTTATAACTCAAGAAGCAATAAACCAATGCCACAAGCTGCCTTTCCCCTTTTCACAGAGGTTGCCACCCTTATTACACCCTGTCAGGGGCGTAGCGTAAGATTTTGACTGAGGTGTACGCACGCGGGAAAGTAAAGTTGAAGCGCCGAAGGCGGCCCAACCtagggggtctgggggcatgctcccccataAAATTCGTAAATTTAGGGTCTCAAAAATACCAATACCGGTGTTTTCCGTAAGACCCAGTAgttagttgtttttttaactcATCTCTAGTGTTGTCGGTTAGGTAGAGCGTAGACTgctttttctcttaaaatccgtctagttctcaTCAGCTTATCTCAGctagcgcgattgcaaaccacgtcATGTTTACAGTAAGGGACTGGGACGAGACGTTTATTGTTTAACGCGATGTCACAGTCatatgggcatccccgcgttttgggcatcctccattcccaaaaccctagtgacaTGGGCATCCCTAGCCTGtgaacccggggggggggggggtactcccatacattaatacctatacgggtatgtgccgcccaaaggggtcgtgattttgaagctcctgatttagaacggggtatccatttcagaggcgttttctagaacggggtgtaatatttcgaacgcacgaaagctccacttctgtaagcagccatttgaaagtattcaaggacagattgcttttaaaaatacggttcaatgcgttaacaagcaaaccgttgtactcttgttgcaccgtagaacggagtataaaaaattggcccatttctataacggggtatcagttttagggcgaattctagaacggggtataaaaaactGGCccatttagaacggggtatcaattttaggggaaattttttctagaacggggtggcaatttggagtcccgggcggcacatacccacccaaaaaaaacccaagtgcccccctccgggcctgtgaacaggcctgttcacaggctagggCATCCCCTGTAGGGACACCCAAAACACTGATTACCTCAACGCGGCTTCAAGTACTTCAGACTGGGGCGAAAGTCGGGATGTCAATCACAAATTTACCGTTGAATAGTGTAGATAtatcgggggcacccaacgggaaattttgataaaaagacctcaaaacaacaacaaagcgtgaataaagttttctgagactattttaagcattttgggagattgctggaaaaaaattatctgttcctcactcccagcaagactgatggaagagttcccagccagcaaactTACAACCTCCAACCcaacttactgggaagtttcatagggcacaattcagatcttggGTGGTAAGTAACCCACacaagtaacccgtagcagctattttagacttcaaatcccctctcacaccctgaattatctttttcccaccaacactttccttccaaggactattatttcttccacatctcccagccagcaaaaatgtgcctgaagaacagatatttttaggaacagatccattgggtgcccctgatatatgTTAGAATCATATCGTCCGACACTTTTGCCGGGTTTATTGTGCAAAACGAAAACCCACAGGCAATAAACGTTCGCCCAAAACATGAGTAGAAAATGTTAAGCCCTAAGTGAGTAAGTAAATACTCGTAAGAAGGAGCAATgatggagggggaggggtaaaATGAGCAGACCTTCGGCCTCAGGTTTGTCAGTCAGATGATAACCATTCCCAGCTACTGACGTAAAATAAGGACTCTTTTAATAACAACCATATGGAAGAAGGGAAAATCGAGATTATTCGCCTTTTTTAAGGAGAGGAGAAATTAGATAAACCCACTTATGCTATATTTTGTGTCCTTGTGTCTTATTGAGGCGATCTGGGCATGTCTTAACCTTCATCAAATggttcacacacaagaacggttGTGGCGGCGCGATTTATATGACGGCGCGAAGCTGCGACGCGCCAATCTagaaagtggagcgtcacattacggataggttttgtgccatactttggtgcagtgtgaTGAGCTATTCGGCCCGTCGCGGAAGTAAATAAGTAGGAccgaggactggaacccactgagacggaagaaagtattcaggagtgaggactgggtagggctttccacaagttccatatttcacaatgttttagtagacaatttatgaatttcctgcGAAAAAGGACGGCCAGATCCTCCCCTCCCCGCACCCCGCTGGGGCAGATTCATGAGCGCGAAATGCATGCAGCCAGGCTGCTAAGTCAGCGgttgtttttgaagaaaatttaaaatggcgGACGAAGATTCCCATTCGACTGACACAAGTGTCTCAGGTGaggtgaagaaggtcattctGACATCAATTTTATTGGCTCATACTAGAATTTTTACAAGATTAATTTCAATATTGATGCGTAGTCGTTTAGCTCatacattttttggttttaattgtgggttatgggctcctgattacGCTGcaaaattgtacaaaaatgctTAGAAATCTTGTAAAATTTACGTATTTTTGCATCAGACTAAATAAAGGAAGAGAGCAGCAAAAAAAGTTTTCGGTTTTTTTGGGCAACTTTTGCGCAAATTTTTTGAGAAATTGCGGGAAACTTCTTAGGAATTTTTcaagcaacttgtggaaagcccgaggactgggatttagttcaccaaaccctctcggccaatcGCGCCAGCACGATGTTCAATGTCAATGTGAACGACTTCAGCCGCCCCGGGCCATTTGCTTTTTATACCATACCAcccacgaaaagctatccggaaTAGTGAAAACATAGCTTCAAAAAAGACGTTACCAACCAAGAGATTATAATAGGACCTATTATGATCTATCGTACCTACCTTGTAGCGAGTAAGCATACTACCTTGAAGcaaattttaacagattttATGAGGTTATTAATGAAGGACACTGTAGTATTATCCATTTCAAGGAAgaataccctgggtgccagagactttgcTTGCATGGTTTCCGGTCTTTGTCAAATCTTTATGGTGACGTGCGGGAAAAGCTTCGCCACTGGTGGCTTCGACCTTCGGCCGACTTCGAAGATTCCCGCAGAATCTGGTAACCAGGAGGGTAAGGGAAGAATGACATCATGTCTGAAACTATTTTAGGTGTTCGAGAGGAGAGAGTTTAGTGTATAGACTGAGGAACAGTATTTTGATTTCTCGACAACTGAGGGCAACAATATTGTCAAACTCTTGGCAATAAGCCATTACTGGCAATAAATAGTCTGTACAATAAAAATGGGTAATGACCCGTACCTATGGTCCGAAGTAAAGATATTCACGCCGTGTGCTGGGAGGACAATTATTTCTATTGCCGATTTGTTTGCCGTGCGTTAGCTGTGGGACGTATTGTAACGAGAATAAATGCTGTGTCGTAACACATCGCGCGGCAGACAGTCGCGTCGCTTGACTTGTTTACGTttgcacgtattgcgtgcctattgcaacttaTGGGCAACGCCCAAATAGCATGCTCCTGAGTGGttcattttcaacttcttgCCTTTATTGAGGTTCCCGCGTTAAATTAAGATTTTTGAATAAGGTATACATAccctagaacaaaaaaaaaattcaattatcATGATATAATTAAGAACGGACTGACTTCCATATCTGAAGGCTGAAATCCCAATCTTAGGCTGTGCTTAAGGTAGATACTAGATCATACAGGTACTATTGACTCACGAGACTAGATTATCATATGATCTGTTCGAAATCCTAAGAAAACACTGGATCTCACTTATTCAGTCTAGATCGTCATCATACTAACAACCAAAGGCAACGTGTGCCTGTAAAAGAAAATATCGATAGTGACTCTTATATGTAATCCACTGTTGCTTTGGTGCTCATGTACACTGATGTACTGCAGTTCAACTGCaacaaagaagaagacaaaTATTTAGAAAGTCAAAGAAGCCCCTACCAACCTTGTAGCGAGTATGTGTAGATTAACTTTTAAACAGACTTTGTGTGATGTTAATGAAGAACACTGTATTACATCCATTTACAGGAAGAATGGCATCATGTCTGAAACGGAGCATATAGGATATATTTATAAGATATTTTGGTAAATCTTATGTGCGGTGAAACGGCCACCttggtaatacggtcacctcgttacTACGGTCACCTTTTTTTGGCCACCTGGCAAAAaccaccatacattttcttg containing:
- the LOC140942753 gene encoding uncharacterized protein, with the translated sequence MSNQKPEHQHENQALTDAENRIREACEILKRETNRLRQEQESIDAMSKKLDQVHFTSTVKLNVGGQHFTTSVQTLRKDPNSMLAAMFSGKFEMKPSEDGSFFIDRDGTYFRFILNYLRNGELILPDGATFLKELEAEAKFYQLQGILNDLKPKEPKGFEESVILTNEEHRRVLRSWLPEAMKGDWRLLFRASRDGFASSEFHSKCDNKGPTITVAKSGGNIFGGFTEKAWASIPKWVSCHHAFLFSFVNPSGLGPTKLSLISGKESNSIYCDGLHGPVFGSANDLYISNDANKNTVSLSRLGSNYQCPPGQQNTFFTGANNFTVTDYEVFGLLQ